One Neoarius graeffei isolate fNeoGra1 chromosome 19, fNeoGra1.pri, whole genome shotgun sequence genomic region harbors:
- the LOC132868026 gene encoding E3 ubiquitin-protein ligase NHLRC1-like, with protein sequence MSETSFTIPSRRAEEILDEIHSNLLECKVCFETFSSKPRARRPRNLPCGHVICLGCVCALSQAASRCLECPFCRKQCDQGGTYECQILIDLQEMIGSYFLQKKTRDLERDLGSGVMHLHHTFGGWGPLINPTGVAVFGASQDVLVAHGGHERVTVYNSRGQFLRSFGRYGHDNFEICHPLDVTVSPGDHIVVTDAGDRSVKVFSSTGSPVATISDLFQLPWGVDVDLLWNIRVTDAETGTLWRIVLDYGRGMVLSKKEVVKDLKTPRAVACCRESGLIVVVEHLQIQESPELTQLKVFSSDYVVLKQLDTFSLRPLRLSISSVTFNRNGDLIVADVHQGNVWSLGDISKEPELIPLVREGLVHPVGLVATDEDTLIVLDAGDHTVKVYTTDTEDLYREKQ encoded by the coding sequence ATGTCTGAGACCTCCTTCACGATTCCCAGCAGAAGAGCTGAGGAGATCCTGGATGAGATCCACTCCAATCTGCTCGAGTGCAAAGTGTGTTTTGAAACATTTTCATCCAAACCCAGAGCACGAAGACCACGCAACCTTCCCTGCGGTCATGTGATCTGTCTGGGGTGTGTCTGTGCCCTGTCTCAGGCCGCATCACGCTGCCTCGAGTGTCCTTTCTGCAGGAAGCAATGCGATCAAGGTGGCACCTACGAATGCCAGATCCTCATCGACCTTCAGGAAATGATTGGTTCGTATTTCCTGCAGAAAAAGACCCGAGATTTGGAGAGAGATCTCGGGTCAGGGGTTATGCATTTACACCACACCTTCGGAGGATGGGGTCCACTCATCAACCCAACTGGTGTAGCTGTGTTTGGAGCATCGCAAGATGTTCTGGTGGCACACGGAGGGcatgagagagtgactgtgtacaATTCTCGTGGTCAGTTCTTGCGCAGTTTTGGCCGCTATGGTCACGACAACTTCGAAATCTGCCATCCTTTAGATGTTACTGTTTCTCCCGGCGACCATATTGTTGTGACGGATGCAGGAGATCGCTCAGTCAAGGTCTTTTCGTCGACAGGGAGTCCCGTAGCCACCATCTCAGACCTGTTTCAGCTTCCTTGGGGTGTTGATGTGGACCTCTTGTGGAACATCCGAGTGACCGATGCTGAAACTGGGACACTTTGGCGGATTGTCTTGGACTATGGACGCGGCATGGTTTTGTCAAAGAAGGAGGTGGTTAAAGATCTAAAGACTCCACGAGCTGTTGCTTGCTGTAGAGAATCTGGACTCATCGTAGTGGTGGAACATCTCCAGATTCAAGAAAGTCCTGAGCTGACACAGCTGAAAGTGTTCAGCAGCGATTATGTCGTCCTCAAGCAGCTGGACACTTTCAGTTTACGTCCATTGAGGCTGAGCATCTCGTCTGTAACCTTCAACAGAAACGGCGACTTAATCGTAGCTGATGTGCACCAGGGAAACGTGTGGAGTTTGGGAGATATCAGTAAAGAACCAGAGTTAATTCCACTCGTTCGAGAGGGACTGGTGCATCCTGTGGGATTAGTGGCGACTGATGAGGACACGCTGATCGTCCTGGATGCCGGGGATCACACCGTGAAGGTCTACACAACCGACACTGAGGACTTATACCGCGAGAAACAATGA